The following proteins are co-located in the Octopus sinensis linkage group LG24, ASM634580v1, whole genome shotgun sequence genome:
- the LOC115224022 gene encoding peroxisomal membrane protein 4, translated as MASALVLINAILSNEKYKPYLSLIKAFRNGIVYGCKVRFPHSLVMTFLFKSGTLTEKFRGILEATYTHAKSLALFNVIHKVILQIFEWFGKKKKPSHIFCASVIAGYCVFGRYNKVNEQINLYLLSRITYALAQIAVKKQYIPQPFQKPFPLFFSLVWGVALLLFEYERDFLQPSLQSSMTYLYEDCTQWHNLTDFLLYNKLPD; from the exons ATGGCCTCGGCTCTTGTCCTCATCAATGCGATTCTTTCCAACGAGAAATACAAACCTTATCTTTCGCTAATCAAAGCCTTCAGGAACGGAATTGT ATATGGTTGCAAGGTTCGCTTCCCTCACAGTCTGGTAATGACATTTCTCTTCAAGTCTGGCAC ACTTACTGAGAAGTTCCGTGGAATCCTGGAAGCAACGTACACCCATGCAAAGAGCTTAGCCCTCTTCAATGTCATCCACAAAGTCATTCTGCAAATCTTtgaatggtttggcaaaaaaaagaaaccttCGCATATTTTTTGCGCCAGTGTCATAGCAGGGTATTGTGTGTTTGGCAGGTACAACAAGGTCAACGAACAG atAAATCTATACTTGCTGTCAAGAATCACCTATGCTCTCGCCCAGATTGCCGTGAAGAAACAATACATCCCGCAGCCCTTTCAGAAACCGTTCCCcctatttttctctcttgtttggGGCGTTGCCTTGTTGCTGTTTGAATATGAGCGTGACTTCTTGCAGCCGTCGCTGCAGTCCTCAATGACTTATCTTTATGAAGACTGCACCCAGTGGCACAATCTCACAGACTTCTTGCTTTACAACAAATTGCCTGACTGA